In the Pontibacillus sp. HMF3514 genome, ATGGTGGTTATGGCTACATGCGTGAATATGAAGTTGAGCGCTACCTTAGAGATGCTAAACTACTTGAAATTGGTGAAGGTACATCAGAAATTCAACGCCTTGTGATTAGCCGCCAACTAGGTTGCTAGATTTAATGCTCGTTATTTAAAAGTCCATTTTATAAGATTCCTTAGGAGGGTGCCGATGTCACTGTTACAGTTAACCGTTGGAGAGTTATTGGAAGAGAAAGTGCGTTTATATCCAGATCAAGAAGCGTTTGTCTATCCAGAACTAGGGTTACGTAAGACGTATCAGGAATTTGATGACATGGTCAATGAAGCTGCAAAAGGATTTATGGCTTTAGGAATTGAAAAAGGAGAGCATGTAGCGATTTGGTCAGATAACAAACCTGAATGGCTAATCTCTCAATTTGCAACAGGGAAAATGGGTGCCGTATTGGTCACTGTAAATACCAACTATCAGGCAAAAGAACTTGAATATCTATTAAAGCAATCTGATGCTACAACGCTAATTTTAGCTGAAAGTTTTAAACAAACCTCATACATAGAGGTTCTTCGTGAAGTTTGCCCTGAAATTGATTCCCATGATAAAGGGAAACTTGAAGTTCAAAATCTACCGTACTTAAAGAATATTATCGTATTGAGCGATGAGGAATACGAAAACATGTATTCCTGGCAAGAAGTCATGGATCAAGGTGAAACAATAAGTGATGACCAGCTTAAGCAACGTCATCAAGAATTGAATTATAAAGACGTCATTAATATGCAATATACCTCTGGAACAACTGGGTTTCCTAAAGGAGTTATGCTTTCCCATTACAACATTGTTAATAATGGAAATCAGGTTGCAGATTGCATGGAGCTTACGAACGAAGACCGCTTATGTATTCCAGTTCCATTCTTCCATTGTTTCGGGTGTGTATTAGGTACGATGGCTGCAGTTTCTAAAGGAGCAACAATGGTCATCCTTGAACAGTTTGACCCAGAAAAAGTGCTTCATGCTGTTGAACAAGAAAAGTGCACAGGATTACATGGTGTACCTACCATGTTTATTGCAGAACTAAATCATCCTGAATTCAAAGAAAACGGCTATCAACATCTGCGAACGGGTATTATGGCAGGATCTACTTGCCCGATGGAAGTTATGAAAAACGTCATAAATAAAATGGGTGCTGAGGAGATCACGATTGCTTATGGACAGACTGAATCTTCTCCAGTCATTACACAAACTCGGACTGACGATCCAATAGAGTTACGAGTTAGTTCAGTCGGTAAAGCCCATCCACATGTAGAGGTGAAAGTTATTGATCCGGCTACTAACGAGGAGGTACCTACGGGAACTCCTGGTGAACTTTGTACAAGAGGTTACCTTGTTATGGAAGGGTATTATAAAAATAAAGAAGCTACTTACACAGCCATTGATGAAGAAGGCTGGCTTCATACAGGTGACATCGCAACGATGGATGAACAAGGTTATATTGAAATCACAGGTCGTATGAAAGATATGGTTATTCGTGGAGGGGAAAACATTTACCCTCGAGAAGTAGAAGAGTTTTTGTATCAGCATGAGGATATTTTAGATGTTCAAGTCGTAGGCGTTCCTGATGAAAAATATGGGGAAGAACTCATGGCCTGGATCATACCAAAAGAAACTTCTTCAATAACAGAGGAAGATATTTATGCATTTTGTAAAGGACAAATATCCCATCATAAGATCCCTCGCTATGTTCGATTTACGGATGAGTACCCAATGACAGCGAGTGGGAAAATTCAGAAGTTCAAATTACGAGAAGATGCAAAAAATACGATTCAATCAAAATAAGGAGCGTTCGTTATGTTTAACAAGATCTTGATTGCAAATAGAGGTGAAATTGCATCACGTATTATCCGTACTTGCAAAAAACTTGGCATTCAATCTGTAGCAGTGTATTCAGATCCTGATGCTGATAGTCCCTTTGTGAGTGAAGCCGATGAAAGCTATCCTCTTGGAGGTACTCGCGTTCATGAGAGCTATCTAAATATCGATAAGATCCTTGAAATAGCTAAAGAAGCTGAAGTTGAAGCGATTCACCCAGGATATGGTCTTTTAAGTGAGAATGGCGATTTTGCTAACCGAATTGAACAAGAAGGGATCACCTTTATTGGTCCTTCACCTGAGGTTATGTCCAAAATGGGAAGTAAGGTAGAGGCACGTCAAACCATGAAAGAGGCCGGTGTACCTGTAATTCCAGGGACTGAATCCGCTGTAGCTGATGTGGATGAAGCCAAGAAAGCTGCTAAGGATATTGGATATCCTGTCATGCTTAAAGCATCATCTGGCGGTGGTGGCATCGGTATGCAAATCGTTCATAATGATGAGGAATTAGCTAAGGCCTTCGAAAGTAACTCGAAGCGAGCTCAAATGTTTTTCGGTGATGGAACAATGTTCTTAGAAAAGAAAATTGTCGACCCACATCACGTTGAAATTCAGGTGTTAGCTGATCAAGAGGGAAATACAATTCACTTGTTTGAACGTGAGTGCTCCATTCAACGTCGTCATCAAAAAGTTGTTGAAGAAGCACCATCTCCATTCATTTCTCAAGAAACTCGAAACAAAATGGGAAATGCAGCTGTTAAAGCAGCTAAAGCTATTGGTTACAAAAACGCTGGAACGATTGAGTTTCTAGTGGACGAAGACCAAAACTTCTATTTCCTTGAAATGAACACTAGGCTCCAGGTTGAGCATCCTGTAACAGAGGAAATTACGGGGTTTGATCTTGTTCATGAACAACTTCGTATTGCTAATGGAGATTCTTTACGCTATAAGCAAGAGGAACTTACCATGCATGGCCACGCTATTGAAGTTCGTGTATATGCTGAGGATCCGAAAACATTCTATCCCGCTCCAGGTCAAATGACAAACTTAGAACTTCCATATGGCGATTCTATTCGTCATGAAGTGGGTGTTCATAAAGAATCAATGGTTTCCCCATTCTATGATCCTATGATCGCAAAGTGTATCACTTGGGCAGAAACTCGAGATGAAGCTATTGAACGCATGATTTATGCACTTGAAAACTATACCATTGAAGGCATCAAGACGAATATTCCGATGCTTCTCGATGTACTAAAACACGATGCATTTAAACGAGGTAATACAAACACACACTTTATTCAGTCTTACTACTTGAAGGAGGAAGCAAAATGATCGAAGTAAAAGCAAACATGGCAGGAAGTGTATGGAAAATTGTCGTTAAAGAAGGGGAAGAAGTAGAGGATGGTCAAGATCTTCTTATTTTAGAATCTATGAAAATGGAAATCCCAATTGCTACTGAAGATGATGGTACTGTGAAAGAATTAAAGGTTAAGGAAGGCGATTTCGTAAACGAAGGAGACGTTGTAGCGATCTTAGAATAGTTTTAGGAGGGATCACATGCAACTACCACAGAACGTAACCATAAAAGAAGTCGGTCCACGCGATGGCCTTCAAAATGAAAAAGAAATGATACCAACTGAAGAGAAAATAGAATGGATTAATCATTTATCTGATACGGGATTATCTTATATTGAAATTTCATCTTTTGTGCACCCTAAGTGGATTCCTCAATTAGGAGATGCCCTAGAGGTAGCGAAAGGTATAAAGCGAAATCCTGAAGTAACATATGCCACGCTTGTTCCAAACATGAAAGGTTTGGAACGAGCACTTGAGGCAGATGTTGATGAAGTGTCGATATTCATGTCCGCTTCAGAATCCCATAACAAAAAGAATATTAATAAGTCTATTGATGAAACCTTCCCTGTTTTACAGGAAGTTGTCGAGGGGGCTAAAGCAGAGAATAAATCTGTTCGCGGTTATATTTCTACTGTATTTGGATGCCCATATGATGGACCGGTACCTTTAGAAAATGTTCAAAAGGTCTGTGATCAGCTGTTTTCGATGGGGATTGATGAGCTTTCTATTGGTGACACAATAGGTGTAGCAAATCCTCTTCAGGTACAGCATGTCCTCGAAACACTGAGTAAGGACTTTCCAAAAGATCAATTAGCCTTACACTTTCATAATACAAGAGGAACAGCACTTGCTAACGTCCTTACTTCCTTACAACTAGGCTTTACTACGTTTGATAGTGCATTAGGAGGTCTTGGAGGGTGCCCATATGCTAAAGGTGCATCAGGTAACCTAGCGACTGATGACCTTCTTTATATGTTAAAGGGAATGAACATTGATACCGGAATTGATCAGGATAAATTAATGAGGGCAGGTTCTTTTATACAAGACAAAATGGATAAACCATTACCGAGTCACCACATGCAAATTGCTTACAAAGGAGGCGATGTGACATGACCGAAACTGTACAATATCAATTAATCGAAGAAACAATAGCTCTAATCACATTAGACCGGCCCGAAGCCGCAAACGCCTTTTCCTTACAACTGTTAGATGATTTAACAAATGTAGTGGAACATGTAAACAAACAAAAGGATATACGTGCAACAATCATTACCGCTTCTGGAGAGAAAGCTTTCTGTGCTGGTGCCGATTTAAAAGAACGTGCTGGCATGACGGATGATGAAGTTGTACAAACCGTACATAAGATTGGCCAAACCGTACATGCGGTTGAAAACATTAAAAGCCCGGTCATTTGTGCTATTAATGGAGTAGCATTTGGAGGCGGATTAGAGCTTGCTCTAGCATGTGATCTTCGAGTAGCGGCTGATCATGCTAAATTTGGTCTCACTGAAACTTCTTTAGGCATCATTCCAGGTGCAGGAGGAACACAACGTCTTCCTAGACTAATAGGACTCGGAAAAGCCAAAGAAATGATATACGCTGCTAAGCGGGTTAATGCTGAAGAAGCCTTCACAATTGGCTTAGTAGAACGAGTTTCTTCATCCCAATCCCTATTAGATGAAGCACTAAAATTAGCTCGTTCTATCGCATCCAACGCCCCAGTCGCCTTACGACAAGCAAAGCAAGCGATTAACAAAGGCTTTCATGTCGATTTAGAAACAGGTCTACAAATCGAATCCATGAGTTATGCTGTTACGATCCCTACTGAAGATCGTTTAGAAGGCTTAAAGGCGTTTAAAGAGAAACGAAAACCCAAATATAAAGGTCAGTAAAGATTAAAAGGAGGTATTATGATGTCAGTTGATCAAACGTTAGAACAAGCATTTAAAGAACGCGTTGAAAAAATCAAAAAAGGCGGCGGTGAAAAATACCACAAAAAGAACGAAGAAAAAGGTAAACTTTTTGCACGCAAACGTCTTGAGCTTCTTTTTGATGATGGCGTTGAAATTGAAGATGCCTTCTTTGCAAATAACCAAGCAGAAGGTCTACCTGCTGATGGTGTTGTAACAGGTATGGGGAAAATTAACGGTGAGACGGTCTGTGTTATGGCCAACGACTCTACAGTAAAAGCAGGTTCCTGGGGAGCAAGAACTGTAGAAAAAATTATCCGCATTCAAGAAACCGCTCTCAAACTTGAGGTACCTATGCTTTATCTTGTCGACTCTGCAGGTGCACGAATTACAGATCAAATTGAAATGTTCCCTAATCGCCGTGGTGCAGGACGCATTTTTTACAATCAAGTCAAACTATCAGGTCGCGTACCTCAAATTTGTCTCCTATTTGGTCCATCTGCAGCGGGTGGTGCTTACATCCCAGCCTTCTGTGACATCGTAGTTATGGTAGATGGAAATGCATCGATGTATCTTGGATCCCCTCGTATGGCTGAGAAAGTTATTGGGGAAAAAGTGAGCCTTGAAGAAATGGGCGGAGCAAGGATGCATTGCTCTGAGTCAGGCTGTGGTGATGTATTGGCAAAATCAGAAGAGGAAGCGATTGAGTATGCTCGTAAATACTTAACCTACTTCCCTCAAAACTATAAAGAAAAGCCAAAAACCTATGAAGCCCATCCAATCAAACCTCATGATAAATCGATTGAAGAGCTGATTCCTGAAAACCAAAACGCTCCATTCAATATGTATGACTTTATTGATCATTTAATTGATGAAGATTCCTTCTGTGAGATCAAACGTCGTTTTGCGAAAGAACTTATTACAGGGTTAGCACGTATTGATGGTAAACCTGTAGGAATTATTGCTAACCAACCAAAACAAAAAGGTGGCGTATTATTCCACGACTCTGCAGATAAAGCAGCA is a window encoding:
- a CDS encoding AMP-binding protein; this translates as MSLLQLTVGELLEEKVRLYPDQEAFVYPELGLRKTYQEFDDMVNEAAKGFMALGIEKGEHVAIWSDNKPEWLISQFATGKMGAVLVTVNTNYQAKELEYLLKQSDATTLILAESFKQTSYIEVLREVCPEIDSHDKGKLEVQNLPYLKNIIVLSDEEYENMYSWQEVMDQGETISDDQLKQRHQELNYKDVINMQYTSGTTGFPKGVMLSHYNIVNNGNQVADCMELTNEDRLCIPVPFFHCFGCVLGTMAAVSKGATMVILEQFDPEKVLHAVEQEKCTGLHGVPTMFIAELNHPEFKENGYQHLRTGIMAGSTCPMEVMKNVINKMGAEEITIAYGQTESSPVITQTRTDDPIELRVSSVGKAHPHVEVKVIDPATNEEVPTGTPGELCTRGYLVMEGYYKNKEATYTAIDEEGWLHTGDIATMDEQGYIEITGRMKDMVIRGGENIYPREVEEFLYQHEDILDVQVVGVPDEKYGEELMAWIIPKETSSITEEDIYAFCKGQISHHKIPRYVRFTDEYPMTASGKIQKFKLREDAKNTIQSK
- a CDS encoding acetyl/propionyl/methylcrotonyl-CoA carboxylase subunit alpha; translation: MFNKILIANRGEIASRIIRTCKKLGIQSVAVYSDPDADSPFVSEADESYPLGGTRVHESYLNIDKILEIAKEAEVEAIHPGYGLLSENGDFANRIEQEGITFIGPSPEVMSKMGSKVEARQTMKEAGVPVIPGTESAVADVDEAKKAAKDIGYPVMLKASSGGGGIGMQIVHNDEELAKAFESNSKRAQMFFGDGTMFLEKKIVDPHHVEIQVLADQEGNTIHLFERECSIQRRHQKVVEEAPSPFISQETRNKMGNAAVKAAKAIGYKNAGTIEFLVDEDQNFYFLEMNTRLQVEHPVTEEITGFDLVHEQLRIANGDSLRYKQEELTMHGHAIEVRVYAEDPKTFYPAPGQMTNLELPYGDSIRHEVGVHKESMVSPFYDPMIAKCITWAETRDEAIERMIYALENYTIEGIKTNIPMLLDVLKHDAFKRGNTNTHFIQSYYLKEEAK
- a CDS encoding acetyl-CoA carboxylase biotin carboxyl carrier protein subunit produces the protein MIEVKANMAGSVWKIVVKEGEEVEDGQDLLILESMKMEIPIATEDDGTVKELKVKEGDFVNEGDVVAILE
- a CDS encoding hydroxymethylglutaryl-CoA lyase; translation: MQLPQNVTIKEVGPRDGLQNEKEMIPTEEKIEWINHLSDTGLSYIEISSFVHPKWIPQLGDALEVAKGIKRNPEVTYATLVPNMKGLERALEADVDEVSIFMSASESHNKKNINKSIDETFPVLQEVVEGAKAENKSVRGYISTVFGCPYDGPVPLENVQKVCDQLFSMGIDELSIGDTIGVANPLQVQHVLETLSKDFPKDQLALHFHNTRGTALANVLTSLQLGFTTFDSALGGLGGCPYAKGASGNLATDDLLYMLKGMNIDTGIDQDKLMRAGSFIQDKMDKPLPSHHMQIAYKGGDVT
- a CDS encoding enoyl-CoA hydratase gives rise to the protein MTETVQYQLIEETIALITLDRPEAANAFSLQLLDDLTNVVEHVNKQKDIRATIITASGEKAFCAGADLKERAGMTDDEVVQTVHKIGQTVHAVENIKSPVICAINGVAFGGGLELALACDLRVAADHAKFGLTETSLGIIPGAGGTQRLPRLIGLGKAKEMIYAAKRVNAEEAFTIGLVERVSSSQSLLDEALKLARSIASNAPVALRQAKQAINKGFHVDLETGLQIESMSYAVTIPTEDRLEGLKAFKEKRKPKYKGQ
- a CDS encoding acyl-CoA carboxylase subunit beta, which codes for MSVDQTLEQAFKERVEKIKKGGGEKYHKKNEEKGKLFARKRLELLFDDGVEIEDAFFANNQAEGLPADGVVTGMGKINGETVCVMANDSTVKAGSWGARTVEKIIRIQETALKLEVPMLYLVDSAGARITDQIEMFPNRRGAGRIFYNQVKLSGRVPQICLLFGPSAAGGAYIPAFCDIVVMVDGNASMYLGSPRMAEKVIGEKVSLEEMGGARMHCSESGCGDVLAKSEEEAIEYARKYLTYFPQNYKEKPKTYEAHPIKPHDKSIEELIPENQNAPFNMYDFIDHLIDEDSFCEIKRRFAKELITGLARIDGKPVGIIANQPKQKGGVLFHDSADKAAKFINLCDAFHIPLLFLADIPGFMIGTRVEKAGIIRHGAKMISAMSEASVPKISVVVRKAYGAGLYAMAGPAFEPDCCIALPSAQIAVMGPEAAVNAVYANKIAELPEEERPQFIKEKQEEYKENIDIYRLASEMIVDDIVEPAQLRDQLIKRFEMYESKNLTFTERKHGVYPV